Sequence from the Candidatus Kinetoplastibacterium galatii TCC219 genome:
CACTTGAGCCTAAGCACTATAAAAAAAATTATATCTGTACAGTCTGATCGTTATACGCGTTTGAATTTTGCCGATGATATTATCATAAACGATGATAGTATCTCTAAACATGATTTATTTAGACAAGTTAAGATGAATCACGATTATTGGTGCGTGCTATCTGAAAGATTTTAATGTATTTTATTTAATTTTATACAATAGGTTTTATAATATAGTGATTTTTTTGAATACCCATTTAATGAGCGAGTTAGGATCTACTTGCGACTAGAATATCTTTTCGACAGACTATTCTTTACTATTCAAAGTAGTGAGAATAGATTGCATCAGATTGCAATTTCTACACTATTTGAGATTATTGATGCTATTGATAGGTCTGATGTTAAAGGTTCTATTTTGCAAGATTTAGAAAAACAGCGCTTATTTTTGTTAAATTTACGTAGAAACAAAAATGTTAATCAGAGAATGCTAGAGCTAGCTATTTCTGAGCTGAGTACTGTTAGCTCTAATTTAATATCTTCTGGCAGGCCAGGACATGCTCTTAGAGAAAATGAATGGTTAAATAGTCTTAGAGGGAAATTATTAGTTTCTGGATGTGCTGCACAAGCTGATATGCCATCTTATTATTTTTGGCAAAACAAAGATGAATCCATTAGGAGGAAAGATTTAAATAATTGGACATCACATATTAGTCCTTTGTTTGAATCTTTAAAAATGGTTTTAAGTTTGCTAAGAGAGTCTGGTAATTTTGTGGAATGTGTTTCATCAAATAACGGCGAGTATCAAAAAATGTTGGGAGGTAGAGAATATCAGTTATTAAGATTATGTTTGTATGAAGAGCAGGAAATATTTCCTGAGATAAGTGCAAATAAACATATGATCTCTATAAGATTCTCAATGCAAGACAGCGATTTTAAATCCTTACTTGTCAGGGATAGTATAGCTTTTAAAATCGCCTTCTGCCGATGATTATTTATGTCTCATCTTTTTTTATTCATGGTTATAATTTTTCGAAACCCAATAACGAGCGAACTGTTGAGCTATACGTCCAGATCTAGATCCTCTCTCTATAGCCCATCTTATGGCCTCATTGCGAAAATCAATATAATCAACGTTTTTATTAGTATCATTCTTAATTTGATCAATCCAGTGCTTTACTATATCAAGGTAAAAGTCTTGATTAAATGGATGAAAGGATACCCATAACCCGAATCTTTCTGATAGAGAAGTTTTCTCTTCTATTGTTTCTCCAGGATGTATTTCGCCATCTGAGTCTTTTGATGATTGAAGATTCTCATGAAAATATTCTGGTATTAAATGTCTTCTATTTGAGGTTGCGTAGATTAAAATATTATCGCTTTTTGCGGAGATAGATCCATCTAGAACAGATTTAAGTGCTTTGTAACTAACTTCACCATTCTCAAAAGAAAGGTCATCACAGAATAGAATATATTTTTCTGGACGATCACTAATTATATCTACAATAAGTGGTAGATCACCGAGATCTGATTTATCTATCTCAATTAATCTAAGTCCATGATCAGAATATTTTCCCAACATAGATCTAACCAATGAGCTTTTACCTGTTCCCCTGGCACCTGTCATTAGAACGTTATTTGCTGGTTTGCCTTCTATGAATTGTTTTGTATTATTATCAATTATTATTTTTTGTCTTTCTATATGTTGTAAATCATTTAAATCGATCTTTGATATATTTCTTATAGATTGTAGATGACCTTGTGACCCTTGTTTTCTCCATTTATAGGCAAAAGCATTCCAGTCTGTTTCAGGAGGTACTGGTGGCAGCCAAGCACTAACCTGCTTTAATACCTTTTTTGCCAACTGATAAAGTTCTTTCATTTTCTAATATCCAGTCTTATCTTCAAAGTAAATCTATTGAATTTATTATGAGCGGTAGTCTGCATTTATGGTTACATAATCATGCGAGAGATCACAAGTGTAAACTTTTTCTGAAAAGTAACCATTATCTAGAGATATTTTTATTGTTATCTCTAGTTGTTTCATAACGTTCTTACCAGATTCTTCTGTATAGTTTTTACTGAGCTCTCCATTTTCTACGATCAACAAATCGTTAAGCCATATTCTTATCCTATTTATTGGTATATTTGTATTTGAATATCCTATAGCTACTAAAATTCGTCCTATATTTGGATCAGATGCATAGAATGCTGTTTTTACTAATGGTGACTTGGCAACTGAGTATGCTATAGATAATGCTTCTTCCTTACTTGCGGCTTTTTCTACCTGCAATGTAATAAATTTTGTTGCCCCCTCAGCATCCCGCACTATTTTTTGAGCTAAATCTGAAGCTGCTTTTGATAGAGATTCAACGACTTTAGTGTAATTAATATCGTTCTCTGATTCTAGCCGAATACTAGATTTACCTGTAGCCATGATTATGAAGGAGTCATTTGTAGAGGTATCCCCATCTATTGTAATTCTATTGAATGACTTATCTGCTATATCTTTAATAATCTTATCTAGTAGAGATTGTTTAATACCAAGGTCTGTTCCAATAAAACCAAGCATAGTAGCCATATTAGGATGGATCATTCCAGCACCTTTACTAATCCCGGTTATAGTAAAAATTTCTTGATCAATATTAAATTGCTCTGAAAAAATTTTGGGAGTAGTATCCGTTGTCATAATCCCATATGCTGCTTCCATCCAATTATTTTTATCGATATTTAAAATGGCTCTATCTAGGTTATCGATTATTTTTTCTACAGGAAGTGGTTCTAATACAACTCCTGTTGAGAATGGTAATATTTGGCAATCTTCTATTTTTAGTAAACTTCCTAATGACTTACATACTTCCTGGGCATTTTTTAAACCATTTTGCCCTGTGCCTGCATTGGCATTTCCTGTATTTACTATTAAACTTCGTATAGGTTTGCCAAGCAGCAGATGTTTTTTTGCAATTTGAACCGGGGCGGCACAGAATAGATTTTTTGTAAAGACTCCGCTTACAGCGGTTCCTTCGTCTAGCTTAAATACTGTTAAATCTCTTCTATTGGCTTTTTTTATTCCTGCCTCTGTTACCCCTATTTCTATACCCTCTACTGCGAACACTTTTTTAGGTATTGTTAGATTGACCGCCATATTAAGATATTCCAATAGTTAACATGTTAGATAATGATAAAACTAGTATTTTTTTTACAGTTTCCAGATTATTATTAGCAATGACGCTAATATGTTTTGATATTTAATGTATTACATAGATGATATATGGAGTCTTTTGATACATTATTGATAGTAACGATGGTGGCCCGGGGCGGAATTGAACCACCGACACAAGGATTTTCAGTCCTCTGCTCTACCGACTGAGCTACCGGGCCATCACAATTGTTAACTATATATAAAAAATATACATATAACAATAAGGTAATTGTTGATAGTTATTAATTAATGCTGGAGAATGTAATATAATTTATCATTTTGTTAGGTTTAATGTTGTTTTTTTACACTAAAGTGCCCTTATGTCTTCTGTTATAAGCGTTATTGGATTGAATCACACATCTGCTCCATTGATGATTAGAGAGCGTATGTCTATACCAAATGATACTATTGGTATATTGTTGTCTAGTATCTTGTCTAAATTTAGAGACATTGTTTCCGAAGCTGTAATTTTGTCTACATGTAATCGTACTGAGTTGTATTGTTATTGTAAAAAAGAATACATACAAGAATTAGTACTCTGGTTTTCTGGTTATGGGAAAGTTGATCCAGTTTATTTTTATAATTATGTTAGCGATGCAGCTGTTAAGCATATTTTCTCTGTTTCTTGTGGTTTAAATTCAATTGTAATTGGTGAACCTCAAATTTTAAGCCAAATGAAAAAATCAGTTTCTCTTGCTAATGAAGCTGGTTCATTGGGAACATACTTATATAAACTATTTCAATTCTCTTTTTCAGTATCTAAAGAAGTTCGTACTCATACAGATTTATGCAAAAACCATATCTCTATCTCTTCTGCATCAATCGATTTAGTAAAAACAGTTTTCCCAGAATTAGAAAATCTCAATGTATTATTCATAGGTGCTGGAGAAATCATTGAGTTATGTATTAAATCATTTATAAAATACAAATATAATAATATCGTAGTGACAAATAGG
This genomic interval carries:
- a CDS encoding ATP-binding protein encodes the protein MKELYQLAKKVLKQVSAWLPPVPPETDWNAFAYKWRKQGSQGHLQSIRNISKIDLNDLQHIERQKIIIDNNTKQFIEGKPANNVLMTGARGTGKSSLVRSMLGKYSDHGLRLIEIDKSDLGDLPLIVDIISDRPEKYILFCDDLSFENGEVSYKALKSVLDGSISAKSDNILIYATSNRRHLIPEYFHENLQSSKDSDGEIHPGETIEEKTSLSERFGLWVSFHPFNQDFYLDIVKHWIDQIKNDTNKNVDYIDFRNEAIRWAIERGSRSGRIAQQFARYWVSKNYNHE
- the zapD gene encoding cell division protein ZapD — its product is MYLRLEYLFDRLFFTIQSSENRLHQIAISTLFEIIDAIDRSDVKGSILQDLEKQRLFLLNLRRNKNVNQRMLELAISELSTVSSNLISSGRPGHALRENEWLNSLRGKLLVSGCAAQADMPSYYFWQNKDESIRRKDLNNWTSHISPLFESLKMVLSLLRESGNFVECVSSNNGEYQKMLGGREYQLLRLCLYEEQEIFPEISANKHMISIRFSMQDSDFKSLLVRDSIAFKIAFCR
- the hemA gene encoding glutamyl-tRNA reductase; this translates as MSSVISVIGLNHTSAPLMIRERMSIPNDTIGILLSSILSKFRDIVSEAVILSTCNRTELYCYCKKEYIQELVLWFSGYGKVDPVYFYNYVSDAAVKHIFSVSCGLNSIVIGEPQILSQMKKSVSLANEAGSLGTYLYKLFQFSFSVSKEVRTHTDLCKNHISISSASIDLVKTVFPELENLNVLFIGAGEIIELCIKSFIKYKYNNIVVTNRTFDRSENLSKKFSIGLLPFKSLSDRLYDFDVVVSCTSSENSIINSSDVTNAFNGKKIKPVVMIDLAVPRDIDTGVSDFENITLYSIDDLQNVIQKGFASRSATIPYANEIIEKKTDDFIKWMKSRDSIQSVLELINRANDISSHEVGIAKKALKAGEPPEIVLERMARRITKKFLHGPISFVNNNVDYNKDILSCILDIFSRCSTNG
- the argJ gene encoding bifunctional glutamate N-acetyltransferase/amino-acid acetyltransferase ArgJ yields the protein MAVNLTIPKKVFAVEGIEIGVTEAGIKKANRRDLTVFKLDEGTAVSGVFTKNLFCAAPVQIAKKHLLLGKPIRSLIVNTGNANAGTGQNGLKNAQEVCKSLGSLLKIEDCQILPFSTGVVLEPLPVEKIIDNLDRAILNIDKNNWMEAAYGIMTTDTTPKIFSEQFNIDQEIFTITGISKGAGMIHPNMATMLGFIGTDLGIKQSLLDKIIKDIADKSFNRITIDGDTSTNDSFIIMATGKSSIRLESENDINYTKVVESLSKAASDLAQKIVRDAEGATKFITLQVEKAASKEEALSIAYSVAKSPLVKTAFYASDPNIGRILVAIGYSNTNIPINRIRIWLNDLLIVENGELSKNYTEESGKNVMKQLEITIKISLDNGYFSEKVYTCDLSHDYVTINADYRS